DNA from Mycobacterium sp. SMC-8:
GAGCGTACGGTTTCTGAGCGATTTCCGCCGCCGATATCCGTCAGAAACACCTACGCTCGCCCGAGCACGCCAGGGTTTGGCGGCAGGCGTACCCCGGCGCGCCGTGATCTCGGGGGTTTACGCCGGGGCGTAGCCCAGCGCGGCCTTGACCTCGAGGAACTCGTCGAATGCGAACGGGCCCCACTCCCGGCCGTTGCCGCTGCGCTTGTAGCCGCCGAACGGCGCGGCCATGTCGAAGCCGTGGTTGATCGCCACCGACCCGGCCCGGATGCGGCGCGCCACCGCGCGCGCCTTCTCCAGATCGGCGCCCGAGACGTAGCCGGCCAGACCGTATTCGGTGTCGTTGCCGATCTCGACAGCCTGGTCGATGTCGTCGTAGCCGAGGATGCACAGCACCGGGCCGAAGATCTCCTCACGGGCGATCGTCATGTCGTTGGTGACATTGGCGAACACCGTCGGCTTGACGTAGTAGCCCTTGTCGAGGCCGTCGGGCCGGCCGGTGCCGCCGACGACGAGCGTGGCGCCCTCGTCGATGCCCTTCTGGATCAGGCCCTGGATCTTGTCGAACTGCGCCTTCGACGCGACCGGCCCGATCGCGGACTTGTCGGACCGATCGCCGACCTTGACCGCGGACGCGGTCTCGCGGGCCACCGCGATCGCCTCGTCCATCCGCGAATTCGGCACCAGCATCCGCGACGGCGCATTACAGCTCTGCCCGCTGTTCACCATCATCACCGACGTGCCCGCGGCCACGCTCTTGGCGAAGTCCTGGTCGTCGAGCACGATGTTCGGGCTCTTGCCGCCGAGCTCCTGGGTGACCCGCTTGACGGTCGGGGCCGCGTTGCGCGCCACCTCGACGCCGGCGCGCGTCGAGCCGGTGAACGAGACCATGTCGATGTCGGGATGGCTGGAGATCGCGGCCCCGACACCGGGCCCGTCACCGTAGACGAGGTTGTACACCCCGGCGGGAACCCCTGCGGCGTCCAGGATTTCGGTGAAGATCTGCGCCGAATACGGCGCGACCTCCGACGGCTTGAGCACCATCGTGTTGCCGGTCGCCAGCGCCGGGAACACCTTGCAGGCGATCTGATTGATTGGCCAGTTCCACGGCGTGATCAGCCCGCACACCCCGATCGGTTCCTTGACCACCAGCGTGCTGCCGTGCTGCTCCTCGAACTCGAAGTTCTTCAGCGCATCGATCGCGGTCGCCAGGTGCCCCACCCCGAGGTTGACCTGCGGGCCTGATGCCAGCCCCGCCGGTGCGCCCATCTCCTCGGTGACGGCCTCGGCCAGATCACCGGCCCGCTTCTGGTATTCGGCCATGATGGCGCCGAGCAGGTCGAGGCGCTCTTCGCGGGTGGTCTGCGACCAGGTGCCGAACGCGCGCCGCGCCGCGGTGACCGCGAGGTCGACGTCGGCCGACGACCCCAGTGCGATCCTGCCGGAGATCTCCTCGGTGGTCGGGTTGTCCACCTCCAGCGCGTTGGGCCGGACCGGGTCGACCCACTGGCCGTCGATGTAGTGCTTCAGATATTCACGCATGGTGCCATCCTTACTCAAAGGTTCGCCGATCCCTAGGCCTACTGGGTGCCTTCTGCATACCAGGTGCGGAACCGGTCGTACTTCGGCATCTCCTCGGAATTGGCCTTTGGGTCGATGCAGACGTGCACGACCGCGGTCTTGCCGCTGGCGTAGGCCCGCTGGATGGCCGGACCGATCTCGTGGTCCTTCTCGACATACTCGCCGTGGCAGCCGAAGCCCTCGGCGATCTTGTCCATCCGGACGTCCTTGCTCCAGTGCACACCGGGCTGCGGCGACGGCTGCTCGAAAGTCCGCTTGTAGACCCCCACTTCGAGGCCCCACTGGTGGTCCACGCCGACCACGCAGACCAGCGGCAGGTTCTCCCGCGCCGCGGTCTCCAGCTCCGCGATGTGGAACAGGAAGGCCGAATCGCTGGTGAGCAGCATGACCGGGCGGTTGCGACCTTCGGCGACCGACGCGCCGACGGCGTACGGCAGCCCGGTGCCGAGGTGGCCGAAGTTCTGGTTCCAGATCACGTCGCGGGGTTTGGTCTGCGAGTAGGTCCACTGGAAGATCACCGTGGCGCCGCCGTCGCGGACCATGATTCCGTCCTCGGCGTACTCGTCGAAGGCTTTGGTCGCCTCGACGACGAAGCGGGCCGGGTGCACCGGGGTGCTGCCACTCGGGGCTTCGTCGGCCACCCGGGCCAGCTCGGCGGCGTCGGCCTTGACCAGGGCATCCAGATTCGCCGAGGCGCTGCGCGGGGTGTCGCGCAGCGCCTCGACCAGCTGCGGCACCACCCCGCGCAGATCGCCGACCAGCGGTACGTCGAAGGATCGGTTCACGCCGATCGCGGTCGGATCCTGCTCGACGTACACCCACTTGCGGTGCGCGTCGTTGCCGGCCCAGTGCTGGGTCCGGCCGTAGTGCATGGGCTCACCCAGTTCGGTGCCCAACGCCACGCACAGGTCGGACTCCTCGACGGCCTGATTGGCGGCCGGGGAGAACAGGTACGGGAAGGTACGGTCCTGCAACCCCGGGATGAACGAGGTGCCGCCCGAGGTCTGGATCACCGGGCAGGCCATCAGCTCGGCCAGCTCCTTGACCTGCTGCTGGGTCCGAGACGTGTGAACGCCATGTCCCACCAACAGGATCGGACTCTCGGCCTGGCGGATCAACTCGACCGCCCGGGCCACCTCGGGTGCGCCGGCGCCCTGGTTCACCAGCCGGTACGCCGACGGCGGCGGCGCCTCCCCCACGTTGAGCTCTTCGAGGATGACGTGCGAGGGGAACTCGATGTAGGCGGGGCCGGGAGTGCCCGACATCGCGCGCCGAATGGCCTCGTGCACAATCTCGTCGGTCTGGTCGGCGTACTCGATCGAGCTGCTGTACTTCACCGACGGCGCGAAAAGCCCCTCCTGCTGGACGAACTGGATCCGCCCGCGACGCACCCGGCGCTCGGTGATGCGGGCGCGCTGGCCGCCGAGGAAGATCACCGGCGAGTTCTCCACCAGCGCGCACATCATCGCGCCGGCGATGTTGGCCACGCCCGGTCCGAGAGTGCCGATGCACAGACCGGGCTTGCCGGTCATCCGGGAGGCGGCCTCGGCCATGAAGCCCGCGCTGAGCTCGTGGTGCGGCGCGACGACCGACCATCCTCGAGCGTCGGCCTCGGTGAACATGTGCACGAAGTTGGGGTCGGGGATGCCGAACAGCGTGTTGACGCCCTCGGCCTCGAACAGGTCGAGAATGCGCTTGTACACGGGTACACCCATGGTCAAATCCCTTTCGAATATCTTTGCGAGAGTCGTTTCCGTTGTGCTGCAGCCGAACCGAACAACGAGCGGTTCAGCGTGGCGCGTTTGAGATAGACGTGGATGCCGCTCTCCCACGTGTAGCCGATGCC
Protein-coding regions in this window:
- a CDS encoding aldehyde dehydrogenase family protein, with protein sequence MREYLKHYIDGQWVDPVRPNALEVDNPTTEEISGRIALGSSADVDLAVTAARRAFGTWSQTTREERLDLLGAIMAEYQKRAGDLAEAVTEEMGAPAGLASGPQVNLGVGHLATAIDALKNFEFEEQHGSTLVVKEPIGVCGLITPWNWPINQIACKVFPALATGNTMVLKPSEVAPYSAQIFTEILDAAGVPAGVYNLVYGDGPGVGAAISSHPDIDMVSFTGSTRAGVEVARNAAPTVKRVTQELGGKSPNIVLDDQDFAKSVAAGTSVMMVNSGQSCNAPSRMLVPNSRMDEAIAVARETASAVKVGDRSDKSAIGPVASKAQFDKIQGLIQKGIDEGATLVVGGTGRPDGLDKGYYVKPTVFANVTNDMTIAREEIFGPVLCILGYDDIDQAVEIGNDTEYGLAGYVSGADLEKARAVARRIRAGSVAINHGFDMAAPFGGYKRSGNGREWGPFAFDEFLEVKAALGYAPA
- a CDS encoding thiamine pyrophosphate-binding protein, translated to MGVPVYKRILDLFEAEGVNTLFGIPDPNFVHMFTEADARGWSVVAPHHELSAGFMAEAASRMTGKPGLCIGTLGPGVANIAGAMMCALVENSPVIFLGGQRARITERRVRRGRIQFVQQEGLFAPSVKYSSSIEYADQTDEIVHEAIRRAMSGTPGPAYIEFPSHVILEELNVGEAPPPSAYRLVNQGAGAPEVARAVELIRQAESPILLVGHGVHTSRTQQQVKELAELMACPVIQTSGGTSFIPGLQDRTFPYLFSPAANQAVEESDLCVALGTELGEPMHYGRTQHWAGNDAHRKWVYVEQDPTAIGVNRSFDVPLVGDLRGVVPQLVEALRDTPRSASANLDALVKADAAELARVADEAPSGSTPVHPARFVVEATKAFDEYAEDGIMVRDGGATVIFQWTYSQTKPRDVIWNQNFGHLGTGLPYAVGASVAEGRNRPVMLLTSDSAFLFHIAELETAARENLPLVCVVGVDHQWGLEVGVYKRTFEQPSPQPGVHWSKDVRMDKIAEGFGCHGEYVEKDHEIGPAIQRAYASGKTAVVHVCIDPKANSEEMPKYDRFRTWYAEGTQ